Proteins from a genomic interval of Geitlerinema sp. PCC 9228:
- the nusB gene encoding transcription antitermination factor NusB: MKARQIARELALLSLSQIGGKESAELDDLVLASIRTLSSECEELLETASLEIKRGENSIFDSETRAADLESSKNAVREAMELARAAINRVGMAVELPEFLQLANQKEVRAYAWEILSNVKTNREEIDEVLQQSLVSWQLRRLPRIDRDLLRIAAAEMMYMGTPQQVAINECVEIAKRYSEEEGHRFINGILRRLSDRLRDRSVPTSNTSK, from the coding sequence ATGAAAGCTCGGCAAATTGCACGGGAACTTGCACTGCTCAGTCTCAGCCAAATCGGCGGCAAAGAAAGCGCCGAACTAGACGACCTAGTGCTGGCATCGATCCGCACCCTCAGTTCGGAATGCGAAGAACTCCTAGAAACAGCTTCTTTGGAAATCAAACGCGGCGAAAACTCTATTTTCGATAGCGAAACCCGCGCCGCCGATTTGGAAAGCAGCAAAAACGCGGTTCGCGAAGCCATGGAACTAGCGCGCGCCGCCATCAATCGTGTTGGTATGGCTGTGGAGCTGCCAGAATTTTTGCAGCTAGCCAACCAAAAAGAAGTGCGCGCCTATGCCTGGGAAATTCTCAGCAACGTCAAAACCAACCGCGAAGAAATCGACGAAGTCTTACAGCAATCCTTGGTTTCCTGGCAGTTGAGACGCCTGCCGCGCATCGACCGGGATTTATTGCGCATTGCCGCTGCCGAAATGATGTATATGGGCACTCCCCAGCAAGTCGCCATCAACGAATGCGTGGAAATTGCCAAACGCTATAGCGAAGAAGAGGGACATCGCTTTATTAACGGTATTTTACGCCGTCTCAGCGATCGCCTGCGCGATCGCAGCGTTCCCACCTCCAACACCTCCAAATAA